The genomic stretch tcacacacagcacTTTGGGAAACAAGCgcctcttttttcccccttttaaTTTTACTTGAAATGATGGGATTGATAAGTAAACATGAAAACGTGCATGCTGTTTCGATGTTTACTAGAGGAGGGGACGAAAGAGGATGAGGACGTTCAGTTCATGggtgtaaaaacaaacaaacaaacaaactggaaacaatTCAGCACTGAGAAAACCCCTCCAAGTGTCTCCATCTAAGAAGCTGTGCAACAATGGAAAGCAATGCCCTCATTTACCTGCCTTTGAACTGTTAACACTACTCATACATCCCAAACTAAAAGTACATTACCTAGTACAGACAATGACCTGATAACTGGCCACTAGAAACAACCTGTTTTTATTCTTAGAGCAACATCTTTGGGGAAGGAGAAACAAAAGTCTGTGGAAAACTATTACAACATTGTTCATTTAATTTTGTGAAGGGAGACACATAATGAGATGGTAATGTGTGaacacaacagaacagaaaggCTTTTGCTCCTTGACAAATCTTTGGAGTTGCTACTAAAAAGACTTTTTGTGCAATGTGGATCTATAACAATTGcataaggagagagagagagagagagagagagcgagagagagagaaatgagaaaatacatATTGCCCTCTGGCAGACTCGTGAAGGTGACTTGAAGGAGCTGTTCCATTTTAGCACaaatttctttctcctcctcctcttccacctcctccAGTCCCTACCGGCCTAACACACAACAGTTAGCAAAGAGACGCTTGCTTCAAAGTGCTGCTCACACCGTTGCTCTCTGCTGTGGCCAGAAGGATAGTGCCACTTTGATGCCAACTAGACGGCCTACCTAATCCTCCTTTGCCAGACTGAGTTTGGAGAGGATCAACGGTAAATTGTTTTAGAGGGGCTGCCCCTTCTCCCCACTAACACCCCACCCTCCAAACCACACTCAGGGCAGCAGTGGCGCCAGCTCGGTGCAAAATGGCAAGTTGATTTTTCCACGGCTGGAGAACGAGGACTCACATGGTATCCCTATGGAGCAGCATAGTGGGGAAATAGAAAgtacaacaaaacattaacacaaacacacacatgcatgcacgcacacacgcacatgcgcgcacacaaacacacgcttgcgcacaaacacacacgcacgcacacacacacacacacacacacatgcatacacagcTCCATGTGCATGCTTGCACCCATCTGTGGTGTCACACGTAGACAAACGTACACAAATCCACCCATGGGAACACATGTTATTCTGAAAGTGATACCAAAGGACTAATGGCATGCACTGCTCACGAAACGTGTGTGTCACGGTGTGTGAGCAAACCAGTCTACCAAGACTCTAGCAGAGATTCTGCGGTTCTCATCTAATCAACTATTTAAATCCAGATTTCCATCAGCATACTGTAGGGTTAGAAATGTGCAGTATCAGATGTCCACTGCCTTAGTTACTTCCAGTGCAATTTATATGAAATTCCTGTCTTATATAATGACATATTAAAGACCAGATTTTAGTAATGATATTGAATTTTGACCAGTTTAGGCTATTTCAAGGTTATAGCTCCAGTTGGGAATAATAAAGACAGATAATGGAAGCAATGTGTGCTAGTATCCATGAACTGGACTgtatagaaatatttttaacagttCTGGAAAAGGAAAAGCCTCTGGGGCTCACACCAGCCCCCCACCCCTTAAGGTTAAAACCCACCAACCAACAGTTAGAGATGCTGAAGGTCAGACAGGACCCAGGGTTGGGCGTGGGACAGTAAGTGGTTAGTGACAGGTGTTAATACGTGGGGGGAGTTAAGAGTAGAGTTAGCGGCAGGGAGGGAAGGTACTTAGTAAAAGCAGGTGAGATGAGCTGCAGGAGGAAACTGAGCATCTGAAAACAGGGCCTGGTTGAAAGACCAAAAGCAAAGAATTCCTCTGAGTCGATGCTTAACTTTTACAACGAGGAACCTGTACAGTATCATATTGGGTCTGACAAGAACAGCAGCTATAGATCTCTCACTCTCCACCCGTCCCTCTTCCACTCCAACTatgcaaaaatgattttaaaacatcaaaGCTGGTATTAACGTCTCATTTCCCtatgcaaatgcaaaatgtaaaagaaaaaaaagctcttCATTTCACCCTGcctctttcattttcagtggaAATCGTTGCTGCCCCCTTGAGACAAAGCCCGATGCGCAGTTTTGGGGAGAAAACGGGTTAGGGGATCCTGGGGGGTGCTCCGCATTACCAAAACAAACCATTCAGCAAACAAACAATTAGACACTCATGAATTATGGACGAGTTATCTAAAATAGCAATAAAAACAAGGAGTGGGGATTCGTGGAGCGATTGCTGAGCTAACGAAACGTATGTCAGGGTGTTTCTAAACAATCAGGCAGTGGAGTAGTATGGGGGGGCGTATCTCTGTGTGCCTTCCTGTACACATGTGTATTAACATGTGATCTATCCTAGTGATTTGACACATTTGTGTGGACCAGTGCAGATGAGCGACGGAAAACAAGGTAACACTGAGAAGCGTGGGACAAAACAGAGACGAGAGTGAAGGTAGGAAAGGTATCTACCAATCCACAACGTGTGATTGTGCATCAGCCATTTTGTTTGTCAATTTGTCCTGAGCAACATCCATTATTCACAGCCCTGAGTTTACCTCTCACAGACGCGCACAGTCCATGCAGCAATGATCCAGGAGGATATACTGAACACCAGCAGAACAGTTCCTGGACAGATGGTCATGAGGGTCTTCATGACAAAGCGTGTGTTGAAGTTGATCTTGTTGAGGGCGCCGATGCTGCGAGACGAAGCATCCGTGAACAGCTTGCTGTGGAGTAACATGACCCTGCCGATCAGGTAGAGCCTCAGGAACATGGGGATGGAGAGGATGATGTCCACGTCAGCGTCGGCCACCGACGGCGTGTAGGTAAAGGCCAGCCGTGCTGTCCATGTGAACACGTACTGGCCCGGGATGGGATGGATGGCACAcaccagcagctccagcacGATGAAGAAGATCCGCTCATAAGTCATGGCTATCCTCCAATCGTCCGCACCATTGTCGACCATAAACAactgaaggaaaacaaacaccaagTACTTGTGTTAGTATTATCTTCCACACATTCCTTTTTAGTTTGCCGTTTCTCATTTTTATATCATCTACAGCCCAACAGACCTTCAATGTATCTGTCATTCCAAACTCCGAGTTACAAAGTTGTGAGACAAGTAATATTTGGCTacaaacttattattattagtatcaCAGTGTTATAATgatcaattaaataaatatatttacatgcaaacactccttttttatttacaatacaTACAACATTTatcataaacacatttattattatcagtAGAAATGAACTGTGGCTGTCATCATTATCACCGCACGTaatgaataattattttattcattattttctctgtgatgGACTCACCTGGATTTCCCGGGCATGGTACATTATTATAAGACCGAGCAATATAACAGTGGAAAGGCTGATAAGGCATTTCAGTGCAAATGAGTATGAAGATTCCTATGGTGAGAGAAAAAGatagatagaaaaaaaatattagaagtAGCCATGTCAGactaaaataactaaaaataattcACACTTTCTTATTACAATTTCATCTTATATATAAGAATGATTGCAATAATGACTTATCACCAATGATTTCTGAATTGTATATTACTACATACAGTAGCAACAAGGTGAAATGAGGTAGTTCAGCAAAATAAGTGGAATTCAAGTCAAAGCTGGGATTATTTACTTTAAATCAACGTTTCTTATCAGCTACCTTTAAAAAGATAAGCACTATACATGTCCCCAAATAAACATACGCACTGACATACTGTAACTACATGTGCACAAAAGCACTATAGctagacacacacagaaggaatcacacaaacacacacacacacagagcttatTAGTTTAAAAGTCTAACTGAGGCCAGATAATGGGgttttacacacaaacagcagagtcaGGATGTTGCTAAACAATGCAGCTGCAGGTGTAGGTGCAGCCTGATATTATCTATGGACACTGTTCCCGACCAGCTAAACTACCAATTAATCAAGGCCCAACACTAACAGGGGGACTTTCTATTTAATGGTAGGTACAGAAAAGGCAAGGCTAGCATTAGCAGGGGGAGGGTGGGGGTTAGTGAGCATTGCTGGGGATAAATCGGCAAGCTACTGTAGATGATAGTGCTGCAGTGTTGTGTGTGagcgcctgtgtgtgtgtgcatgcacattgGGGGGCCATAGATCTTTGAAGTGCAAACCTGTACAACTCAAGTCCTCCTGTCTGTAATTGCACAAGGCCATTTGATAAATAAATTCAACAGCCAATGTGTAAAAATGCTGCTCTGCAGCAGGCTAATGATTTTAGGGTTGTCGGTATTGCAATGACAAATGAATAACGAAGACAAGAACTGGAAACATCACTCGTGATCATCAGCGTGATGTCAGTGAGAGCTGCTCACTATTAGTCTGTCCTTCGGTGGTCCAtattacaaaatgtatttttagctaTCAACTAGATTGCTTTGGCCCTCAGGTCAGCAACACGTTCTCAAGACGTTCTAATGTCTCAAATTGTTTTGAGAAGTCCCTGGTGAAATAACATTGAGTAAACCAATTAATCCACCTGCCAGAGGTTCAAGGAGTTTTGAGTCCCAATGCTCACTGCCTCTTAACGTGTTTCACTCCTTCAGGGCTCAGAAAATCGTGGCTGAGCCTCGAGTGTGTGCTCTGTGCTGTGACATGAGACGGAAAACGGACCATCAGCAGCACATGCTActtgtctggtgtgtgtgtgtgtgtgtgtgtgtgtgtgtgtgtgtgtgtatcgggGGGGTCATACCACTCAGAGATAGGAGATCACTACCATTTTAGCTTAGGTCAGCTTGATGAATGAACTCCACCCCACTcagtaacagtaacagaaaaACCTATTGACTATCTTAAAACCTCATAAATCATCCTATAGATTACCACACTGACTAAGTATATTGTCAAGACAGACAGCTAGgaagacacacacgcacgcacgcacgcacgcacgcacgcacacacgcacacacagagagagagagagagagagagagagagagagagagagagagagagattaactataaattaaattaattacattttaaaaaatccgAAACAACTGGGAACAATTAATCCCTTTTGAACAGAACCCATCTTACTGGTGGTTTGTACATTTTAGCCCTCAACATTTGAATCACTTGCACAGATTAAACCTGATGACAACTAGATAGCAAAATCGTTGCCCAGACATTTTAGATGTCAGCAGACATGCAACATTTTTGACAGTGCAGGTGATGAATAAAAGCTCTTTTGCACGGTTTTAAACGTAGGCTGTCAAGACATCCTTGAAAGCTGCAGGACTTTAAAAATGGCCCCTTTTCCCAGCTGCAGCATTGTGCAATAATAATGTaacagtgacagtaaaataaAGATGACAAAATATTCATCTTAAATGTAATTAGACATGCTGGAAGCCCCTTTCCTTGCAGTGGGACGCGATACGATGTGCTTTTCTGGAAGGAGAATGAAACTCTTATTCTTTGGTGGTTTGCAAGCAAAGAATGACTGTAGCACTGCCACCACCCACCTATAAAACTAACTctgcattataaaaaaaaacctgtgtcCTAGTTGTAGTTAAGCCTGattcttttcagtttttctccaCCTTTAAAGATTACTTATCACAGACTTTTCGTGACTGCACAAACCAATTAAGCAATCGCACCACTAGATCATACTGAATCTTTCAGCTTTTCCACATTGCACTTTTagctaataaaacacaattataATCTTTCATGTCTTTGGCACCAATGATCAAACCTGCATAAAGATCAGGAGAAACTTTGGCTCATTCTCAGACAGCTCAgacatattaaaacatttcatgatAATGTCTTTCTTTTGCCAGTGGATCTCCTGGTGGTGTGTTTCAGTGCtttttaacttgttttgtttgtaccGCCCATATATGTTCCACATTTATGAACCTGCTCTTCATCCTTAACACCcgtccagaaaaaaacaaaaacataagtcTGTGAGCTAAAGTGATGAATTAAGCTTAAATTCACACAGTTTGAAATGGGATTAAACAATTAGAGGAGATCGATAAAGCCATGAGTCCAGTTCAGTCTCCACGCAGATTGTACTGATTGAAATATGGTCTTGTTTCCAGAGATGAAGGACACCTGTTCTGTGACCTTGTACAATGGATGGCAATTTTAAAGGAGTAAAATGGTTTTAGGAGCTGCTCTGAGTAAATGATTTActtccataaaaaaaaataaacaaagacagcagacCTGATTAGCTGAGGCCTGGTCACCATGACCCTAAATCCAAACTGCCTGCTAAGTGTGTGTGCCATTTGGTCCCACAGCCAGTCTGGAGGATCTGCAACTTCATTCCCATTTTAACTCCTATCAACGTCTCCATCTCCATCTGAGATATgttcctctctccatcctctcctGCTGTGAGCCAGTGGTTTTAGGCTTTAAAGGCAGTGACAGCCATATAGCCTGATGCCAATATTGAACATTGTCAACACGAGACCAAGAGTCACTGAATTATTGAAGAGAAACCTTTAAAAAGCCAAAATGTGAGCTCTGATCCGGGCTTATTAGtgctttttatttgtctttgagCAGCATTCCCAACACCTTTGTTAGATAATGTATGTCAGTGTCTCTGCTAATAATCGCTCTTCATAAACCCGACAGCTGCCAACCCCACACAACTCAAAGATTAACAATGGctgtgacaacacacacactctcccactCATGCATCACACACCCTACCTTAGTGTAAACCCCCCATGACAGCTCCGTCTCTGTCACCATGACGACGATCCCAAACATCCCAAAGATGAGCGCGTAGTCGCTGAGCCGCTTCCGCTTCTCAAACAGCGCCCTCCTGTGGCCGAGCTTGTAGCCAATGTCCCTGTTCTTCTTCTGCGGCGCCCTGCCGCCGCCGCGCCGGCTGCCCTCCCGGACCAGGCTCTCGTTGGACGCCTTGCTGTGGTCTTCGCCGCCGTTGCCCTTGGACACCACCACCTCCAGACCGGAGCTGTGCAGAGTCTGCAAGGGCTGCGTCTCCGAGTCGAGCTCCGCGAGGTTGCGGCGCGACGAGGACGCCAGGCTGCCCACTAGTGGTCTCACCACTCCGCCATTGTACTTGCAGGTGTTCATGGCTATCTGAGGGAGTCGGCCGCTGCTCTCGGAGAGGGAGGGCTTGGATCCAGCATGGCTCAGCTTCTTCTGCTCAGTAGTGGCCTGAGAACAGGAAGAGATAAGTATAAATACACTTTTCTGACAACAAGAAGAGAGTAAAAACTGTCAACAGTAGGctgaagacacacagacacacacacacacacagaggtttgGACTTTAAATAGATCTCTGATGTGGGAGTTTCATCTCCGTGGCTCTGGAGAGagcaaagagagggaaggatCTTGCAAAACGGTTTTGATTAGAAAAGCAGACAGATTTAGAGCTCAGTGCCACTCCCAGAGATCAACAGGCCCTAAAACCCAAGGTATTGTTCTTCCAGTGTGGTTATTGCTTATTAAGAGTAGTTggagactctgtgtgtgtgtgtgtgtgtgtgtgtgtgtgaggacaaaaACCTGCTATTTATCTATAGTTAAACCACAACAGTCAAGACCTCCCTTTATTTGACAGCATGTTTCATGTGTACCAGCATTTCCTTTAAGAAAATAGCATCACATTTGGATGGctcaaaaacagataaataatagATGGAGTTTGatgtataaataaaagcacataacCAATGGTGGACCCTACAAAGAGCAGAAAATTGAATCGTTGCACTGCACAAATTTAGATCTAAATAATTAATGCTCGACGTGACCCTGTTCCCTGTCAGAGAAACGCTCTTCCCCTGCAGAGATGAGCAGCGGTCGTCCCAAAAGAGAGCCCAGAAGGAGAAAACATGGAAATCTGGTGTGCCACCGAGAACAAATGTGAGATTCCCAGTATttcaagaggaaaaacaaaagaaagctttttttttttaaaactcaaatGATACTGTCCTGCATGTGTCAGCTGAGGTTAAAAGGAACTTAAGGACAAATTGCTTAACACTTGCATATTTAGCATATAAAGATAATGTTCAACCAataaattgtatattttgtcCTGTCTAGGTGCAATGAGATAGGAGAGGATTCCTTAAAGGTTTTTTAAACaccttttaatacatttaaatcacgtcatgtttatgttttctaaCCCAGTACTGTGAATATTGTACATCCAGTCGTCTGTCGTTTCAGCTTTTCTtggcagtgtgtgtttctgtccgGGTTACACAGGCAGAGGCTGTAGAGCAGTCACCCCAGAAgtgtctgtcttcctgtctaTCCCCTGCCCTTCAGGGACTGGGTAGATTATTATAATGAGTTATGAAAACTTCACATGGAACAGTGCCTTTTCCAAAACAAGTTGGGGGGTGTGTGATTGCACTACTGGCCTTTTTTGTTGGCCTTGACAAAGCATGCCTAATGCTTTTAAATGTGCTGGTGGGAATAAAGAAGGTCGGCCCTAATGGAAATTTACTAACTTTGGTCCTGTGATGCTATCGCTTTGCGCATATTGTGGCTCCATGAGAACAGAACTAAAGGTTAAGGATTAGTGGAGCCCATAGTGTTTCTAATCCCATTTTCTGTATTAAATTGCTTTTTAATCTGTGCCATTAGGACCCCTCTACATTTCTGAAGACTGTGCAGTGAGTGAACTTTTGGTTTGAATGACAggaaatactgtataaatagATGCTGATATGCCTGTAGTGGTCCAGATGTTGTGCTTTAAAGGAGGATAAACACACAACAGGGAGTGCTGCATTTAGGTAAGTCGGTTCCAGTTAAACTAAATAAAGAACATGTTTCTTCAAGATGTGAGTGGATTAAAGTGTTTTATGACTGATTTTCCCCCGTCTGAATTCTTGCAATTTACTTACTAACAAGTATTCCTACATATTTAATTGTTTCACcgcaaaataaaagttttgatGACAGTGGTGACATCCCAGGATCACGGATAGCTTATAAATATGACAGATCAATATCAAAATTATCACTGGGAAACAAAGATGTGCACAGACTTGACAAAAATGGTGTGAAATGATGTTGGTTAATCAATGCACGCACTTAAAAGTTTTTATCAGTGCATAAATAGCTGGATTTTGCCAGCATTAGGAACTACAGTAGATCTCTTAGTCTCTTGACTGTTGAATCTTCAACAAAACTGTACCAAGAAACTACAAAATATCAAAATCCCTTTGGTTTTTAGTGTCACAACATGATGTCGTTCATTCTGAGAAGAGAGTTTCCTTCTTTTatgtagaaagaaaaaagtccTGCCCTGAATCTGGAGTATTTTCAGTTCTGAGATGCTTGATATGCAAATATGAGTCCTGGACTACAATATCAGAAAAATCCAAGACAACTACTTCAAACAAAGGTTGTGCATGATTTTTagattgtttatattttttttgtacatttatagGAAATGAGCATATTGTTATTGTATATCTTACTATTATCTTACCACAGCATTGTACTAGTATAGCATTAGAAACTACTTTCAACTGAAGCCTTTTATTACATAGACTAACACTAATTTTACAAAAGTTTTAATTAAACGGCTTAAATTTGTCCCTTGTACACATCCATCCATGCCAGAAGCCATTTGGGAAGCAGTATATTGCTCAAATTGTACAACTAATGGCCAACCTGCTCTTCTACACGCTAAAGTTAAAGGCATCCGACAGATCTTTGTCAGATCATCATCAAACTGAcccatttctttttaataacatGCTCCAACACAGCTTAGGACCATTTCTTATCGTTCCTTAATAGTGACTTTTCTGACACTCATCCCTTTTATGTGAGTGCTGTTGAGCAATTTTaagtttcatatttacatttcacaaaTGACTGTAAACCAGGATGTATGGCACAAGATACAAGACCACAGCAAGTCAAATAACATAATACACCCAAATATTGCTTGTGTAGGTTCAGTGTGTGGATTCACagataaaaagcagaaaatatatattgttaccaagaaacattaaaaaatgaagCCCCCAATTTTGGTTTCCACTGACCTATTATGTGATGATAAATCAGGACATGTAGCCATGTTTCAGCACCCACAGGACAAAACAGGAGTCTGAGATGGAAAAGGAGAACATTGCAGGAAGTGTTGCTCCAGTAACATAAATGAACAGGATTAATGATGGGTACCGGTTCTGCAGGGCTGCTGTTACATCCCCAGCTTTAGTTACTTGTTTCTGGTGATCATTCATCACCAAACCAGGCCAGTATTGACCCAAGTATGGGCCCATGTCCACCAGTCCGTTTGTGTGAACACTGACTCACATGTTTCTGCACTTCTACACATCAAAGAAAGATTTAGTGGATAAGACGCCAAATGAACGAGAGAACATCACTGCAGTTATAAGGGGAGAGAAACAAAACtcaatttacaaaatattaaaatgtttacctcTGTAAAAGTGAAGAATCCTACACAGACGTTGCAGCAGGAGTCCTCATATACCATTTGAAAACCTCAAAGCACTCAATCACCTCTATACTCCTGCCCACTTAGCCGACTACACAAGCTCCTACACTTTGTGAATTTCCTCAGCAACCAGACTTAGCCACTGCAGCTGAAGGACACAGTGGGCCAGCGCTGCCCCTGATGCCCCCACAGAGGAGACACGGGAAGGCCTGTCCAGCCGACCAACGGCTCAATTTCATTCTGAATGGCACGCAGCACCCAAGCTTTATGAAATGGAGCCTCATAATCAAATTGAAAAGCCTCAGTGCAGAACAGTTTAAATGAAGGCGAGTCTCCACCTCACTCTGCTCTCTCTTACTGTCTCTCTCCTCAGCCAGCTCAAATCTAATAGAAAATTTGCTTTTATACCCTAAAAATGGAATTGTGCATTAGAGAATCAAATGTGTtcaattttgtgtgtgtgtgtgtgtgtgagtttgagcATGTGGGTGCCAGTCTGtttaattatgtgtgtgtgggtgggtggacGTGTGTGCTAGTTGAACAAGCTGAGCCAGGAACTGGATTAGGTCGGATACTAACGCAGACAGCGTGCAGCAGTGAAACAAGCACAAGGAGGAATTGTTTGAGAAGATCCACGTGTATGTGCAAAATCTGTGAACAGGGGACGGATACTGATGAGGCTAACATAAAAGGACGATCACtaaagagaaaagggagggggAAAGTGTCAAAATAAGGCAGAGATCTAGAAATGGAGGCAACATGAAAGATAGAGGAGTGaagaaaagataaatgaaagagagggaggacagCTCCCTGTGGGTGTCTCTGCCAGCCCCCGGAGTGATTGAGAGCTGCAGGCTACACTCTCCAGTTTGTCCCTGCACACTAGATGCTGTCACATTTCTGTGACAGGCCAGCAGGCAGCACGGCTCCTCGGTCCATCCCTGACCAGCATGGGGATCATTACTCAGCGCAGGTAAAGACAGAGGAAATCCACAGGCTGCAGACCTGCATTCATAGAggaaaatcctccttcaggtcTCTCCGTGTGCTGTGGTGATGGAAACAAACTATATTTAATGCGGAATCTTGTTAGCGCACCAAATGTTCAAATGTGAATAGCACAGATATTTATATCATGTCTTAGGAATAACACcgtaaataaaaatgtgtcaccTTTATCTAAGTAAAATACTATTTCCTCACAGGAGTagaaaggagtgtgtgtgtgtgtgctgaatcTTATCACCATATA from Mastacembelus armatus chromosome 17, fMasArm1.2, whole genome shotgun sequence encodes the following:
- the kcnn1a gene encoding small conductance calcium-activated potassium channel protein 1a isoform X1, encoding MSLFDGSVEVGLSGLTATTEQKKLSHAGSKPSLSESSGRLPQIAMNTCKYNGGVVRPLVGSLASSSRRNLAELDSETQPLQTLHSSGLEVVVSKGNGGEDHSKASNESLVREGSRRGGGRAPQKKNRDIGYKLGHRRALFEKRKRLSDYALIFGMFGIVVMVTETELSWGVYTKESSYSFALKCLISLSTVILLGLIIMYHAREIQLFMVDNGADDWRIAMTYERIFFIVLELLVCAIHPIPGQYVFTWTARLAFTYTPSVADADVDIILSIPMFLRLYLIGRVMLLHSKLFTDASSRSIGALNKINFNTRFVMKTLMTICPGTVLLVFSISSWIIAAWTVRVCERYHDKQEVTSNFLGAMWLISITFLSIGYGDMVPHTYCGKGVCLLTGIMGAGCTALVVAVVARKLELTKAEKHVHNFMMDTQLCKRVKNTAANVLRETWLIYKHTKLVKKIDHAKVRKHQRKFLQAIHQLRSVKMEQRKLNDQANTLVDLAKTQNVMYDLVSELQERSEELDKRIGTLEDKLDSVTGSLQALPCLISQAITQQQQDFLDGFVHRFRPASLASERSERSERSWTSTARRRRSPSTAPHTSSDSG
- the kcnn1a gene encoding small conductance calcium-activated potassium channel protein 1a isoform X2 codes for the protein MNTCKYNGGVVRPLVGSLASSSRRNLAELDSETQPLQTLHSSGLEVVVSKGNGGEDHSKASNESLVREGSRRGGGRAPQKKNRDIGYKLGHRRALFEKRKRLSDYALIFGMFGIVVMVTETELSWGVYTKESSYSFALKCLISLSTVILLGLIIMYHAREIQLFMVDNGADDWRIAMTYERIFFIVLELLVCAIHPIPGQYVFTWTARLAFTYTPSVADADVDIILSIPMFLRLYLIGRVMLLHSKLFTDASSRSIGALNKINFNTRFVMKTLMTICPGTVLLVFSISSWIIAAWTVRVCERYHDKQEVTSNFLGAMWLISITFLSIGYGDMVPHTYCGKGVCLLTGIMGAGCTALVVAVVARKLELTKAEKHVHNFMMDTQLCKRVKNTAANVLRETWLIYKHTKLVKKIDHAKVRKHQRKFLQAIHQLRSVKMEQRKLNDQANTLVDLAKTQNVMYDLVSELQERSEELDKRIGTLEDKLDSVTGSLQALPCLISQAITQQQQDFLDGFVHRFRPASLASERSERSERSWTSTARRRRSPSTAPHTSSDSG
- the kcnn1a gene encoding small conductance calcium-activated potassium channel protein 1a isoform X3; this translates as MSLFDGSVEVGLSGLTATTEQKKLSHAGSKPSLSESSGRLPQIAMNTCKYNGGVVRPLVGSLASSSRRNLAELDSETQPLQTLHSSGLEVVVSKGNGGEDHSKASNESLVREGSRRGGGRAPQKKNRDIGYKLGHRRALFEKRKRLSDYALIFGMFGIVVMVTETELSWGVYTKESSYSFALKCLISLSTVILLGLIIMYHAREIQLFMVDNGADDWRIAMTYERIFFIVLELLVCAIHPIPGQYVFTWTARLAFTYTPSVADADVDIILSIPMFLRLYLIGRVMLLHSKLFTDASSRSIGALNKINFNTRFVMKTLMTICPGTVLLVFSISSWIIAAWTVRVCERYHDKQEVTSNFLGAMWLISITFLSIGYGDMVPHTYCGKGVCLLTGIMGAGCTALVVAVVARKLELTKAEKHVHNFMMDTQLCKRVKNTAANVLRETWLIYKHTKLVKKIDHAKVRKHQRKFLQAIHHEKCNGCTRFVNVVGLKLCTVFCLCFALSLQSSEVS